Proteins encoded by one window of Gemmatimonadaceae bacterium:
- a CDS encoding ATP-dependent Clp protease ATP-binding subunit has translation MNGYNFTERVRKVLAMAREEAARLHHEYVGTEHILLGLIREGEGVAAAVLQHLNVELDEIQQKIEETVKKGKAAQATGPDLPYTSRAKKVLELAMGEARELGHSYVGTEHLLLGLLREEKGIAAQVLADANVSLEAARAETLRLLGGSETPQGGAQPAPGVAPQPAPGAPGGKGEKKSKTPALDHFCRDLTTLAAEGQLDPTIGRFKEIERVMEVLTRRKKNNPVLIGEPGVGKTAIVEGLAQLIANGESPDSLREHRVLSLDMAAVIAGTKYRGQFEERLKAVMNEIALNKQVILFIDELHTLVGAGAAEGAIDASNMLKPALARGELQCVGASTLNEYRKYIEKDGALERRFQTVVVEPPSIEETVEILKGLRKRYEDHHRVTIPDETLVVAAKLSERYITDRFLPDKAIDVIDEAGARARLAAQVPPPEVAELKGKLEQVNTEKDAAVRDQNFERAAALRDSERELQGEIRTRQEAWEQRRQSFRPVLGEEEIAFIVSRWTGIPVTRLQEAETARLLRMEEELHQSVVAQEDAIKAIARSIRRSRAGLKDPKRPIGSFIFCGPTGVGKTELARALAKFLFADVSALIRVDMSEYMEKFSVSRLIGAPPGYVGYEDSGALTKAVRRKPYSVVLLDEIEKAHPDVFNILLQVLDEGHLTDNYGRVIDFKNTVVIMTSNVGAKDITKSRTVGFGSADGPSRFEKMAEKVREELQNTFNPEFLNRLDDTIVFHPLQREHIAQIVGILLRDVQKRLSEEELVMKLSDAALDFLVKHGYDEAYGARPLKRAIQRYIEDPLSEKILLAEFSRGDEIEVDVAVDGTRLEFRVPASTPKA, from the coding sequence ATGAACGGCTACAACTTCACCGAACGCGTGCGCAAGGTGCTGGCGATGGCTCGGGAGGAGGCGGCCCGCCTCCACCACGAGTACGTCGGCACGGAGCACATCCTGCTCGGGCTTATCCGCGAGGGCGAAGGGGTGGCGGCCGCCGTGCTGCAGCACCTCAACGTCGAACTCGATGAGATCCAGCAGAAGATCGAGGAAACGGTGAAGAAGGGGAAGGCGGCGCAGGCCACCGGTCCCGACTTGCCGTACACGTCGCGCGCCAAGAAGGTGCTGGAGCTCGCCATGGGCGAGGCCCGCGAGCTGGGGCACTCCTATGTGGGGACCGAGCACCTGCTGCTGGGCTTGCTCCGGGAAGAGAAGGGGATCGCCGCGCAGGTCCTGGCCGACGCCAACGTGTCGCTCGAGGCCGCCCGCGCCGAGACGCTGCGCCTGCTCGGCGGCAGCGAGACTCCGCAGGGCGGCGCCCAGCCGGCCCCGGGCGTGGCGCCGCAGCCCGCGCCGGGGGCACCGGGCGGAAAGGGCGAGAAGAAGTCCAAGACGCCCGCGCTGGACCATTTCTGCCGCGACCTGACGACGCTCGCGGCGGAGGGTCAGCTCGATCCGACCATCGGGCGCTTCAAGGAAATCGAGCGCGTCATGGAAGTCCTCACGCGCCGCAAGAAGAACAACCCGGTGCTCATCGGCGAGCCGGGCGTCGGCAAGACGGCCATCGTCGAGGGGCTCGCGCAGCTCATCGCGAACGGCGAATCCCCGGACTCGCTGCGCGAGCACCGCGTGCTCTCGCTCGACATGGCGGCGGTGATCGCCGGAACCAAGTATCGCGGCCAGTTCGAGGAGCGGCTGAAGGCGGTGATGAACGAGATCGCCCTGAACAAGCAGGTGATCCTCTTCATCGACGAGCTGCACACGCTGGTTGGCGCGGGCGCCGCGGAAGGCGCGATCGACGCCAGCAACATGCTCAAGCCCGCGCTGGCGCGCGGCGAGCTGCAGTGCGTCGGCGCCTCGACGCTCAACGAATACCGCAAGTACATCGAGAAGGACGGCGCGCTCGAGCGTCGCTTCCAGACCGTGGTGGTCGAGCCGCCTTCCATCGAGGAGACGGTCGAGATTCTCAAGGGACTGCGGAAGCGCTACGAGGATCACCACCGCGTGACGATCCCCGACGAGACGCTCGTGGTGGCGGCCAAGCTGAGCGAACGGTACATCACCGACCGCTTCCTCCCCGACAAGGCGATCGACGTGATCGACGAGGCGGGGGCGCGGGCGCGCCTCGCGGCGCAGGTGCCGCCGCCGGAGGTGGCGGAGCTCAAGGGCAAGCTGGAGCAGGTGAACACCGAGAAGGACGCAGCGGTGCGCGACCAGAACTTCGAGCGCGCCGCGGCGCTGCGCGACAGCGAGCGCGAACTGCAGGGCGAGATCCGCACGCGGCAGGAGGCGTGGGAGCAGCGCCGGCAGTCGTTCCGGCCGGTGCTCGGCGAGGAGGAGATCGCCTTCATCGTCAGCCGGTGGACGGGGATCCCCGTCACGCGCCTGCAAGAGGCCGAGACGGCGCGCCTGCTGCGCATGGAGGAGGAGCTGCACCAGAGCGTGGTGGCGCAGGAGGACGCGATCAAGGCGATCGCGCGGTCCATCCGCCGCAGCCGCGCGGGGCTCAAGGACCCGAAGCGCCCGATCGGCTCGTTCATCTTCTGCGGCCCGACCGGGGTGGGCAAGACGGAGCTGGCCCGGGCGCTCGCGAAGTTCCTGTTCGCCGACGTGTCGGCGCTGATTCGCGTGGACATGTCGGAGTACATGGAGAAGTTCTCGGTGTCGCGGCTGATCGGCGCACCGCCGGGCTACGTGGGCTACGAGGATTCGGGGGCGCTCACCAAGGCCGTGCGGCGGAAGCCGTATAGCGTGGTGCTGCTCGACGAGATCGAGAAGGCGCACCCGGACGTGTTCAACATCCTCCTGCAGGTCCTCGATGAGGGGCACCTGACGGACAACTACGGGCGCGTGATCGACTTCAAGAACACGGTCGTCATCATGACGTCGAACGTCGGGGCCAAGGACATCACCAAGAGCCGGACGGTGGGCTTCGGCAGCGCCGACGGGCCGTCCCGTTTCGAGAAGATGGCGGAGAAGGTGCGCGAGGAGCTGCAGAACACCTTCAACCCCGAGTTCCTGAACCGGCTGGACGACACCATCGTCTTCCACCCGCTGCAGCGGGAGCACATCGCCCAGATCGTCGGCATCCTGCTGCGGGACGTGCAGAAGCGCCTGTCCGAGGAGGAGCTGGTGATGAAGCTCTCGGACGCCGCGCTCGACTTCCTGGTCAAGCACGGCTACGACGAGGCGTACGGCGCCCGTCCGCTCAAGCGGGCCATCCAGCGTTATATCGAGGACCCCCTGTCGGAGAAGATCCTGCTGGCCGAGTTCTCGCGAGGCGACGAAATCGAGGTGGACGTGGCCGTGGATGGCACGCGACTCGAGTTTCGGGTCCCCGCAAGCACCCCGAAGGCGTAG
- the bamA gene encoding outer membrane protein assembly factor BamA, translating into MYSALALVVLAGPLALAAQQPDDARCQTPDTIAVSGNKRVPASTILSDAGLKAKTALNYPSLQRAIRGVFESGQFDDVQLACLLSPDGQQATLVIKVVERPVLSDVDVTGPEVVSLRTVRDRVDLLVGRPVDPAQVALAITRIDSLYQANGFYLAQIKPETTVVGDRVKLLFRVDEGRRLAISGVNVIGNSLVPSKSIVKAMKTRPESFLWWKKGTFDEDKYAGDLGERIPTLFAKQGFVDFQFLKDTLLIDRARGKGLIELTVNEGRRYNVGAFAVDGNKHFSTEDIQRAYPFTTTAASLPQRVVALARRKKVASNLFDRTQWDDATQKVRTMYSNEGYIYAQVRPVAEPAATGADSVPKVNLRWEINEGQPAIINRVDILGNDYTNESCIREQLFVIPGDVFNQDRLIRSYQSLGNMGFFETPIAPPDTRPANEAGDVDVIFRVKEKRTGNINFGASMGQGTGIGGFIGLEQPNLWGNCKRGSVQWQYGRYINDFNLSYTDPAIRKSRISGTVTAYNSQARYQIADLGRSIRTGASLQVGFPLPNSRFTRLFVSYGAEGVKFGSGGLLGSVASTTACTRCFRSNMGLTLQRDTRVDLPFATQGSMQSVKADFNGGILGGTSNFQRYYTEMRAHALLAEIGGKKMGANPLKLTVGLTTKTGAVFGDPGAFFYSQSFSLGGVQFGEMLRGYPEFSVTPRGFSGSTGTYNAQRSSFGNAFFTTTAEVGLRVSQQLYINLFYDAGNIWNHPREIDPSRLYRGAGLGASVVTPLGPLGLDWAYGFDRTDIFGRPDPKFQLHFRLGQFF; encoded by the coding sequence ATGTATTCCGCCCTGGCGCTGGTGGTCCTGGCGGGCCCCCTCGCGCTGGCCGCCCAGCAACCCGATGATGCCCGGTGCCAGACACCGGACACGATTGCCGTCTCCGGCAACAAACGTGTCCCGGCGTCGACCATCCTGTCCGACGCGGGCCTGAAGGCCAAGACGGCGCTGAACTACCCTTCGCTGCAGCGGGCGATTCGCGGCGTTTTCGAGAGCGGGCAGTTCGATGACGTCCAGTTGGCGTGCCTCCTGTCACCCGACGGCCAGCAGGCGACGCTCGTCATCAAGGTGGTCGAGCGTCCCGTGCTCTCGGACGTGGACGTGACGGGACCCGAGGTGGTCTCGCTCCGCACGGTCCGTGACCGGGTGGACCTCCTGGTCGGGCGCCCGGTGGACCCGGCGCAGGTGGCGCTGGCCATCACCCGCATTGATTCGCTCTACCAGGCCAACGGCTTCTACCTGGCGCAGATCAAGCCGGAAACGACGGTGGTCGGCGATCGCGTCAAGCTGCTCTTCCGCGTGGACGAGGGGCGCCGGCTCGCGATCTCGGGCGTGAACGTCATCGGCAACTCGCTCGTTCCGTCCAAGTCGATCGTGAAGGCGATGAAGACGCGCCCGGAGAGTTTTCTCTGGTGGAAGAAGGGCACGTTCGACGAGGACAAGTACGCCGGCGACCTCGGGGAGCGCATTCCGACGCTGTTCGCCAAGCAGGGGTTCGTCGACTTCCAGTTCCTGAAGGACACGCTCCTGATCGACCGCGCCCGCGGGAAGGGGCTGATCGAACTGACGGTCAATGAGGGGCGCCGGTACAACGTCGGCGCCTTCGCGGTGGACGGCAACAAGCACTTCTCCACCGAGGACATCCAGCGCGCGTATCCCTTCACCACCACGGCCGCGTCGCTGCCGCAGCGCGTGGTGGCGCTGGCGCGCCGCAAGAAGGTGGCGTCGAACCTGTTCGACCGGACGCAGTGGGACGACGCGACGCAGAAGGTGCGGACGATGTATTCCAACGAGGGGTACATCTACGCGCAGGTCCGTCCGGTCGCGGAGCCGGCGGCAACGGGCGCCGATTCGGTGCCGAAGGTGAACCTGCGCTGGGAGATCAACGAGGGACAGCCCGCGATCATCAATCGCGTGGACATCCTTGGCAACGACTACACCAACGAGTCGTGCATCCGCGAACAGCTGTTCGTGATTCCGGGCGACGTCTTCAACCAGGACCGGTTGATCCGCTCGTACCAGAGCCTGGGCAACATGGGCTTCTTCGAGACGCCCATCGCGCCGCCCGACACGCGCCCGGCGAACGAGGCCGGTGACGTGGACGTGATCTTCCGCGTGAAGGAGAAGCGCACCGGCAACATCAACTTCGGCGCGTCCATGGGGCAGGGCACGGGGATCGGCGGCTTCATCGGCCTCGAGCAGCCCAACCTGTGGGGCAACTGCAAGCGCGGGTCGGTGCAGTGGCAGTACGGCCGCTACATCAACGACTTCAACCTGAGCTACACCGACCCGGCAATTCGCAAGAGCCGCATTTCGGGGACGGTCACCGCGTACAACTCGCAGGCGCGCTACCAGATTGCCGACCTCGGCCGTTCGATCCGCACCGGCGCGAGCCTCCAGGTCGGTTTCCCGCTGCCGAACTCGCGGTTCACGCGCCTCTTCGTGTCGTACGGCGCCGAAGGCGTGAAATTCGGCAGCGGCGGCCTGCTGGGCTCGGTGGCCTCGACGACCGCCTGCACGCGCTGCTTCCGGTCCAACATGGGCCTCACGCTGCAGCGCGACACGCGCGTCGACCTGCCCTTTGCGACGCAGGGGAGCATGCAGAGCGTCAAGGCCGACTTCAACGGCGGCATCCTCGGCGGCACGTCCAACTTCCAGCGTTACTACACCGAAATGCGCGCGCACGCGCTGCTCGCGGAGATCGGCGGCAAGAAGATGGGGGCGAACCCGCTGAAGCTGACCGTCGGACTGACGACCAAGACGGGCGCCGTCTTCGGCGACCCGGGGGCGTTCTTCTACTCCCAGTCCTTCTCGCTGGGCGGCGTGCAGTTCGGCGAGATGCTGCGCGGCTATCCGGAGTTCTCGGTGACCCCCCGCGGCTTCTCGGGGTCGACGGGGACGTACAACGCGCAGCGCTCGTCGTTCGGCAACGCCTTCTTCACGACGACGGCGGAAGTCGGCCTGCGCGTGAGCCAGCAGCTCTACATCAACCTGTTCTACGACGCGGGCAACATCTGGAATCATCCCCGCGAAATCGACCCGTCCCGCCTGTACCGGGGCGCGGGTCTCGGCGCCTCCGTCGTGACGCCGCTCGGGCCTCTCGGCCTGGACTGGGCCTACGGCTTCGACCGCACCGACATCTTCGGGCGGCCGGATCCCAAGTTCCAGCTGCACTTCCGCCTCGGCCAGTTCTTCTAA
- a CDS encoding OmpH family outer membrane protein — MHVRVRALLSAIVPLLLLPAVAMSQGTAVKVAYVDTRELLDKAPGRTEADAQWKKEAQAMQDQVTRMQDSLQAMIAAYQKAEAGLSPAARETRQKGIGEKEQEYQTRTQALDLQAQQRQAQLLQPIIEQIKVALEDIRKDEGLTMILDVGSQANPIVAIDKNLNITDKVLVKLRSMPVPQVSAPTTTPKPATPAAAPATKPPTAAPAGPVSAPAGAAKPKVPPVN; from the coding sequence ATGCACGTCCGTGTACGCGCGCTGCTCAGCGCCATCGTTCCCCTCCTCCTCCTCCCCGCGGTGGCCATGTCGCAGGGGACCGCCGTGAAGGTCGCCTACGTCGACACGCGAGAACTGCTCGACAAGGCGCCCGGCCGGACCGAAGCCGACGCGCAGTGGAAGAAGGAGGCGCAGGCCATGCAGGATCAGGTCACGCGCATGCAGGATTCGCTGCAGGCGATGATCGCCGCCTATCAGAAGGCGGAGGCGGGGCTGAGCCCGGCGGCGCGTGAGACGCGCCAGAAGGGCATTGGCGAGAAGGAGCAGGAGTACCAGACGCGCACGCAGGCGCTCGACCTCCAGGCGCAGCAGCGCCAGGCGCAGCTGCTGCAGCCGATCATCGAGCAGATCAAGGTCGCGCTCGAGGACATTCGCAAGGATGAAGGGCTGACCATGATCCTCGATGTCGGCAGCCAGGCCAACCCGATCGTCGCCATCGACAAGAACCTCAACATCACCGACAAGGTGCTGGTGAAGCTCCGGTCGATGCCGGTGCCGCAGGTGAGCGCCCCGACGACGACGCCGAAGCCGGCGACCCCGGCCGCGGCGCCCGCAACCAAGCCGCCCACGGCGGCACCGGCGGGTCCGGTGTCGGCGCCGGCCGGCGCGGCCAAGCCGAAGGTTCCGCCGGTCAACTGA
- the lpxD gene encoding UDP-3-O-(3-hydroxymyristoyl)glucosamine N-acyltransferase: MTQEQSPLTMTAAQLAEATGGRLVGDAAATVRSIAPLDRAGPEDLSFLAFLKYAPMLATSGAGVVLVAPDLQDTPGTPRARVIVAQPHEAMLRLIPRFYRAAVRTPGIHPSAHVGRGAALGRDVCIDAGAVVEDGARIGDRTWIGAHSVVGAGATLGDDCQLHPQVTVYPNSQIGHRVILHSGARIGSDGFGYVSHTVDGQFTHQKIPHIGRAIIGDDVEIGANSAVDRGSVDDTVVGAGTKIDNLVHIGHNARVGRLCLLIAQCGVSGSARIEDGVVLAGQVGVSGHLTIGAGAKVGAQGGVISDIPPGESWSGYPARPHRESLRATAALFKLAGMIKRLERLLERDGQ; this comes from the coding sequence ATGACGCAGGAGCAATCCCCACTGACGATGACCGCCGCCCAGCTCGCTGAGGCGACGGGCGGCCGGCTCGTCGGTGATGCGGCGGCGACGGTGCGCTCCATCGCGCCGCTCGATCGTGCCGGGCCCGAGGATCTGAGCTTTCTCGCCTTCCTCAAGTACGCGCCGATGCTGGCCACGAGCGGCGCCGGCGTGGTGCTGGTGGCGCCCGACCTGCAGGACACTCCGGGGACGCCGCGCGCCCGCGTGATCGTGGCCCAGCCGCACGAGGCGATGCTCCGGCTGATTCCGCGCTTCTACCGGGCGGCGGTGCGAACCCCGGGCATTCATCCGTCGGCGCATGTGGGGCGCGGCGCCGCGCTCGGCCGGGATGTCTGCATCGATGCCGGCGCCGTGGTCGAGGACGGCGCCCGCATCGGCGATCGCACCTGGATCGGCGCGCACTCGGTGGTGGGCGCCGGCGCGACGCTCGGGGATGATTGCCAGCTCCACCCGCAGGTCACCGTCTATCCGAACAGCCAGATCGGGCACCGGGTGATCCTCCACTCGGGCGCGCGGATCGGCAGCGACGGCTTCGGCTACGTCTCGCACACGGTGGACGGGCAGTTCACGCACCAGAAGATCCCGCACATCGGACGCGCGATCATCGGGGATGACGTGGAGATCGGCGCCAACAGCGCAGTCGACCGCGGCAGCGTGGACGACACCGTGGTCGGGGCCGGCACCAAGATCGACAACCTCGTGCACATTGGACACAATGCCCGCGTCGGGCGGCTCTGCCTGCTCATTGCGCAGTGCGGCGTCAGCGGGAGCGCGCGCATCGAGGACGGCGTGGTGCTCGCCGGCCAGGTCGGCGTGAGCGGGCATCTCACGATCGGCGCCGGCGCGAAGGTTGGCGCGCAGGGCGGCGTGATCAGCGACATTCCGCCGGGTGAGTCGTGGTCGGGGTATCCGGCGCGTCCGCACCGGGAGTCGCTGCGCGCGACGGCCGCGCTCTTCAAGCTGGCCGGCATGATCAAGCGCCTCGAACGGCTGCTCGAACGGGACGGGCAGTGA
- the lpxC gene encoding UDP-3-O-acyl-N-acetylglucosamine deacetylase produces MSGRRTIARAVSVSGVGLHLGKPCRLSFEPAKAGVGIRFRRVDLAGAPETQAHADTAELAERRTQLGTGDSALHTVEHVLAAVAGAGVDDVLIAMDAPEPPILDGSSRPFLEALQHAGFVEQAGTVEYLKVSRPVRVVDGQSVYEAHPADGLTLDVEIEFPHPLVGTQRGTWVVTPATFQHELAGARTFGFLREVEALRAKGLIQGATVENAVVLDETGVVGTTLRWPDEFVRHKAMDFVGDLALAGKRVQARITATRPSHRGTVLLVRALLAQARREAQVLGIEEIMKVLPHRYPFLLVDRVLELDEKRIVGLKNVTINEPFFQGHFPGHPIMPGVLIVEAMAQVGGMLLMGTVEDPDKKVVYFMSLDNVKFRKPVKPGDQLRFELEMKQVRGMICRMQGVAKVDGEVVCEAEMAAMVRDR; encoded by the coding sequence GTGAGCGGTCGGCGCACGATTGCGCGCGCCGTGTCGGTGTCCGGCGTCGGCCTGCATCTCGGAAAGCCATGCCGTCTCTCGTTCGAGCCTGCCAAGGCCGGCGTGGGGATCCGGTTTCGCCGCGTCGACCTTGCCGGCGCCCCCGAAACGCAGGCCCACGCGGACACGGCGGAACTCGCCGAACGGCGCACCCAACTCGGCACGGGCGATTCGGCGTTGCACACCGTGGAGCACGTGCTGGCCGCAGTCGCGGGCGCGGGCGTCGACGACGTGCTGATCGCCATGGATGCGCCCGAGCCGCCCATCCTCGATGGCAGTTCGCGGCCGTTTCTCGAGGCGCTGCAGCATGCGGGTTTCGTCGAGCAGGCCGGCACGGTCGAGTACCTGAAAGTCAGCCGCCCGGTGCGCGTGGTGGACGGCCAGTCCGTGTACGAGGCGCACCCCGCCGACGGGCTGACGCTGGACGTGGAGATCGAGTTTCCGCATCCTCTCGTGGGCACGCAGCGGGGGACGTGGGTCGTGACCCCGGCGACCTTCCAGCATGAACTGGCGGGCGCCCGCACCTTCGGCTTCCTGCGGGAAGTGGAAGCGTTGCGGGCCAAGGGGCTCATCCAGGGTGCGACGGTCGAGAATGCCGTCGTGCTGGACGAGACGGGCGTGGTGGGAACGACGCTGCGGTGGCCGGATGAGTTCGTCCGGCACAAGGCGATGGATTTCGTGGGTGATCTGGCGCTGGCCGGCAAGCGGGTGCAGGCACGCATCACGGCGACCAGGCCCAGCCATCGCGGAACAGTCTTGCTGGTGCGGGCGCTACTGGCGCAGGCCCGGCGGGAGGCACAGGTGCTCGGAATTGAAGAGATCATGAAGGTGCTGCCGCATCGCTATCCCTTCCTGCTCGTGGACCGCGTCCTCGAGCTGGATGAGAAACGCATTGTCGGCCTCAAGAACGTCACCATCAACGAACCCTTCTTCCAGGGGCATTTCCCCGGCCACCCCATCATGCCCGGCGTGTTGATCGTCGAGGCGATGGCGCAGGTCGGCGGCATGCTGCTGATGGGCACCGTGGAGGATCCGGACAAGAAGGTCGTGTACTTCATGTCGCTCGACAACGTGAAATTCCGCAAGCCGGTGAAGCCCGGCGACCAGCTCCGCTTCGAATTGGAGATGAAGCAGGTGCGCGGGATGATCTGCCGCATGCAGGGTGTGGCAAAAGTTGACGGCGAAGTCGTTTGCGAGGCCGAGATGGCCGCCATGGTGAGGGATCGATGA
- the lpxA gene encoding acyl-ACP--UDP-N-acetylglucosamine O-acyltransferase, which yields MSNRIHPSAVIDADAQIGDNVTIGAGVIIGPHCTVGDGCVISTRAVLEEYVKLGTEVKIGVGSVLGGLPQDLKFKGEETWVEVGDRTTIREYTTINRGTSQSFRTTVGSDCFLMTYVHLAHDCHVGNGVIISNGTQLAGHVTIEDKAIVSGLCAIHQFGKIGRYCFVGGMSRVNKDVPPYVKAVGNPIKLYGLNSIGLQRNGFTPETIAELKKAYRLFFRSELNIAQALETARRELSMSAEVKAFVDFVDESQRGIVV from the coding sequence ATGAGCAATCGCATACATCCGTCCGCCGTCATCGACGCGGACGCGCAGATCGGCGACAACGTGACCATCGGCGCGGGCGTGATCATTGGCCCGCACTGCACCGTAGGCGACGGCTGCGTGATCAGCACCCGGGCGGTGCTCGAGGAGTACGTCAAGCTCGGGACCGAGGTGAAGATCGGCGTCGGCAGCGTGCTCGGCGGCCTGCCCCAGGACCTCAAGTTCAAGGGTGAGGAGACGTGGGTGGAGGTGGGCGACCGAACGACGATTCGCGAATACACGACGATCAACCGCGGCACCTCGCAGTCGTTCCGGACGACGGTCGGCAGCGACTGCTTCCTGATGACGTACGTGCATCTCGCGCACGACTGCCACGTCGGCAACGGCGTGATCATCTCCAACGGGACGCAGCTGGCCGGGCACGTGACGATCGAGGACAAGGCGATCGTCTCGGGACTCTGCGCCATCCACCAGTTCGGGAAGATCGGCCGCTACTGCTTCGTGGGCGGGATGTCGCGCGTCAACAAGGACGTGCCGCCGTACGTGAAGGCGGTGGGCAACCCGATCAAGCTGTACGGCCTCAACAGCATCGGGCTGCAGCGCAACGGGTTCACGCCCGAGACGATTGCCGAGCTGAAGAAGGCGTACCGGCTCTTCTTCCGGAGCGAACTGAACATTGCGCAGGCGCTCGAGACGGCGCGCCGCGAGCTGTCGATGAGCGCCGAGGTGAAGGCGTTCGTGGACTTCGTGGACGAGAGCCAGCGGGGCATCGTGGTATGA
- a CDS encoding Gfo/Idh/MocA family oxidoreductase produces the protein MTRPLRVGVVGTGALGYHHLRHLRTLDAVNVPGFFEADAARAAKVGEELGVAAAASLDALLDGVDAVSIAVPTPAHFAVAKAALARGKHVLIEKPITTTLAEADELLALARAKGALVQIGHIERFNRAIRAAWQYVDQPLFIESERLAPFNPRGSDVAVVLDLMIHDIDLVLTLTRAKVAEVRAAGVGILTPSVDIADARVAFANGAIANITASRISRDRTRKLRLFQRNAYLTLDLGAGNGELFRLRSDVNLAALAMQAQPDVAAFVERIPLEAPEGDALRLELESFVAAARGEADVPVTGEDGRDALAVALQIVADIERARGVMDAARTSGARASGA, from the coding sequence ATGACCAGGCCGCTGCGGGTGGGAGTCGTGGGCACGGGCGCGCTGGGCTATCACCACCTGCGGCACCTGCGCACGCTCGACGCGGTGAACGTGCCCGGGTTCTTCGAGGCGGACGCCGCGCGCGCCGCCAAGGTTGGCGAAGAGCTCGGCGTGGCGGCGGCCGCGTCGCTGGACGCGCTGCTCGACGGCGTGGACGCGGTGTCCATCGCCGTGCCGACCCCGGCGCACTTCGCGGTGGCCAAGGCGGCGCTGGCGCGCGGCAAGCACGTGCTGATCGAGAAGCCGATCACCACGACGCTGGCCGAGGCGGATGAGCTGCTGGCGCTGGCCCGGGCCAAGGGCGCGCTCGTGCAGATCGGGCACATCGAGCGATTCAATCGCGCGATTCGCGCGGCCTGGCAGTACGTGGACCAGCCGCTGTTCATCGAGAGTGAGCGGCTGGCGCCGTTCAATCCCCGCGGGTCGGACGTGGCCGTCGTGCTCGACCTGATGATCCACGACATCGACCTCGTGCTCACGCTGACGCGCGCGAAGGTGGCCGAAGTACGCGCGGCCGGCGTCGGCATCCTGACGCCGAGCGTGGACATCGCGGATGCGCGCGTCGCGTTCGCCAACGGCGCCATCGCCAACATCACGGCGAGCCGGATCTCGCGGGACCGGACGCGCAAGCTGCGCCTGTTCCAGCGCAACGCGTACCTCACGCTCGACCTGGGGGCGGGGAACGGGGAGCTTTTCCGCCTGCGGAGCGACGTGAACCTGGCGGCGCTGGCGATGCAGGCGCAACCGGACGTGGCGGCGTTCGTCGAGCGCATTCCGCTCGAGGCGCCGGAAGGCGACGCGCTGCGGCTGGAACTCGAGTCGTTCGTCGCGGCGGCGCGCGGCGAGGCCGACGTGCCGGTCACGGGCGAGGACGGGCGTGATGCGCTAGCGGTGGCGTTGCAGATCGTGGCGGACATCGAGCGCGCCCGGGGAGTGATGGACGCGGCGCGCACTTCGGGTGCGCGCGCCTCCGGTGCGTGA
- the lpxB gene encoding lipid-A-disaccharide synthase, with the protein MREILIIAGEASGDLHGAGVAERLRVVRPDVPLVGMGGDRMAAAGVTLFERAEGVVGFVEVLRHLPAHLRLLRTVKAHLRSGRVGLVILIDYPGFNLRVARAARAAGVPVLYYITPQVWAWKPGRVKMMAEVITKAAVILPFEEPLLRGAGIDTTFVGHPLLDRAQALPDQAEARRRLGLPLDREVLALFPGSRAQEIERHVRAFEAVARELQRRRPGLEVVVSVAPTIQMDASHLPYPMVRAQSFDVLRAADVALCKSGTTTLEAAVAGCPCAVVYKTSRITYEIARRLVKIPHIGLLNVVAGREVAPEFVQETFTTPAVADALEPLFGDASPARRRMLEGMAEIRRMLGAPGAAARVAELASTMLREGDG; encoded by the coding sequence GTGCGTGAAATCCTGATCATCGCCGGTGAGGCGTCGGGCGACCTGCATGGCGCCGGCGTCGCCGAGCGACTGCGCGTCGTGCGCCCCGACGTTCCGCTGGTGGGCATGGGGGGCGATCGCATGGCGGCGGCGGGCGTCACCCTCTTCGAGCGGGCCGAGGGCGTCGTGGGTTTCGTCGAGGTGCTCAGGCACCTCCCCGCGCACCTGCGCCTGCTGCGCACCGTCAAGGCGCACCTGCGCAGCGGGCGCGTCGGGCTCGTCATCCTGATCGACTATCCGGGCTTCAACCTGCGCGTGGCACGCGCGGCGCGCGCGGCCGGCGTGCCGGTGCTGTACTACATCACGCCGCAGGTCTGGGCGTGGAAGCCGGGGCGCGTGAAGATGATGGCCGAAGTCATCACCAAGGCGGCGGTGATCCTCCCGTTCGAGGAGCCGCTGCTGCGTGGCGCGGGGATCGACACGACCTTCGTGGGGCACCCGCTGCTCGATCGCGCGCAGGCGCTCCCCGACCAGGCGGAGGCCCGGCGGCGCCTGGGGCTCCCGCTCGACCGCGAAGTGCTCGCGCTCTTCCCCGGCAGCCGGGCGCAGGAGATCGAGCGGCACGTGCGCGCCTTCGAGGCGGTGGCGCGCGAACTCCAGCGGCGGCGTCCGGGGCTCGAAGTCGTGGTGAGCGTTGCGCCGACCATCCAGATGGACGCCTCGCACCTGCCGTACCCGATGGTGCGCGCGCAATCGTTCGACGTGTTGCGCGCGGCGGACGTCGCGCTGTGCAAGAGCGGGACGACGACGCTCGAGGCGGCGGTCGCCGGTTGTCCGTGCGCCGTCGTGTACAAGACGAGCCGCATCACCTACGAGATTGCGCGCCGCCTGGTGAAGATTCCTCACATCGGCCTGCTGAACGTGGTGGCGGGCCGCGAGGTGGCGCCGGAGTTCGTGCAGGAGACCTTCACGACGCCGGCGGTTGCCGACGCGCTCGAGCCGCTGTTCGGTGACGCCAGTCCGGCGCGCCGGCGCATGCTCGAGGGCATGGCGGAGATCCGGCGCATGCTCGGGGCGCCCGGGGCGGCCGCGCGCGTGGCGGAGTTGGCGAGCACGATGCTGCGCGAGGGGGACGGGTGA